Proteins encoded by one window of Lactobacillus sp. ESL0684:
- a CDS encoding ATP-binding cassette domain-containing protein, producing MKYNVLQNLGWLRKFMKEERLYLESWPLLSSIVKLVSSILDASLPAVVIWAFSESHITFKFSFLVALCVLTGILTWFDSWYNRKMFWENTKLTMRLDIEDAELYYNEPFADSLSNKIQDRRFSDTQYAFFNENSGAGIFIPSLVKFISSAASLVVISILTIKISPIVLVIIAISVGFSYLLLRQLTIKRNKIRTSIDAEQLTREYYLKTSYDEGINFSGGELQKIAIARVAYRKSEFYVLDEPTSALDPISEEEVFNQFEQLTHHKSALFISHRMSSTRKSDYIYVFNQGELVEQGNHNKLVSLKGLYYKLYKAQSIFFTSND from the coding sequence ATGAAATATAATGTATTACAAAACCTTGGCTGGCTAAGAAAATTTATGAAAGAGGAACGACTTTATTTAGAAAGTTGGCCACTTTTAAGTAGTATTGTTAAATTAGTTAGTTCTATTTTAGATGCTAGTTTACCGGCAGTTGTAATATGGGCATTTTCTGAAAGTCATATAACTTTTAAATTTAGTTTTCTAGTTGCTTTATGTGTTTTAACAGGAATTTTAACATGGTTTGATAGTTGGTATAATCGAAAAATGTTTTGGGAAAACACCAAGCTAACTATGAGACTTGATATTGAAGATGCTGAATTGTATTATAATGAGCCATTTGCTGACAGCTTGTCAAATAAAATACAGGATAGAAGATTTTCAGATACACAGTACGCTTTTTTTAATGAAAATTCTGGTGCTGGGATTTTCATACCAAGCTTGGTTAAATTTATATCATCTGCAGCTTCACTGGTTGTTATTTCAATTTTGACTATAAAAATAAGTCCAATTGTTTTAGTGATAATTGCTATCAGTGTTGGATTTAGCTATTTGTTATTGCGACAATTAACTATCAAGAGAAATAAAATTAGAACAAGTATTGATGCTGAACAATTAACAAGAGAATATTATCTTAAAACTAGTTATGATGAAGGTATTAACTTTTCTGGTGGAGAATTGCAAAAAATTGCTATTGCCCGTGTTGCTTATCGTAAAAGTGAATTTTACGTATTAGATGAGCCAACTTCAGCGTTAGATCCAATTTCTGAAGAAGAAGTGTTCAATCAATTTGAACAATTGACCCACCATAAATCAGCATTGTTTATTTCCCATAGAATGAGTTCCACTAGAAAGAGCGATTATATCTATGTTTTTAATCAGGGAGAATTGGTTGAACAGGGAAATCATAACAAGCTAGTGAGCTTGAAAGGACTATATTATAAATTGTACAAAGCACAGTCGATATTTTTTACAAGTAATGATTAA
- a CDS encoding C39 family peptidase, with amino-acid sequence MKRRIILVLLAIVLVIKLAWPTSIVAADSDDGQADTGTNDTQTTADTEKDGWVKVGKKTYYYKSGHLVKGLVKIGNFNYLFDKKGQMLTGVRKTPHQENYSYYRANGRRSEKSISTKKAHYWIKQGKITGIKNQAKVISQKPELPTGCEMTAVTMMLNFAGVKVSKLTVAKKTPRSNNPNRGFIGSPYKEYPAGYWVAPDGIKGVVKHYLGKASVMSGKSLKSIKKKLLRSHLVVVWVKGIDGLANHALTLTGYHKSKLYYNDPWTGKKSSISEKKFMPHWRGDGLRALSY; translated from the coding sequence ATGAAGCGAAGAATAATTTTGGTATTGCTGGCCATCGTATTGGTTATAAAGTTAGCTTGGCCAACTAGTATTGTTGCAGCAGACAGCGATGATGGCCAAGCTGATACAGGTACGAATGACACTCAAACCACAGCAGATACTGAAAAGGATGGCTGGGTTAAAGTTGGAAAGAAGACTTATTACTATAAGTCAGGCCATCTAGTCAAAGGTCTAGTTAAGATTGGAAATTTTAATTATTTGTTTGATAAAAAAGGTCAGATGCTGACTGGCGTGCGTAAAACTCCGCATCAAGAAAATTATAGCTATTATCGTGCTAATGGTCGCAGAAGTGAAAAATCGATTTCCACTAAAAAAGCACACTATTGGATTAAGCAGGGCAAAATTACGGGTATCAAAAATCAGGCAAAGGTAATTAGTCAAAAGCCTGAATTGCCAACCGGTTGCGAAATGACTGCAGTGACGATGATGCTAAATTTTGCTGGAGTAAAGGTTTCTAAATTGACTGTTGCCAAAAAGACCCCGCGCAGCAATAATCCTAATCGTGGTTTTATTGGTTCGCCGTATAAAGAATATCCAGCGGGATATTGGGTAGCACCAGATGGAATCAAGGGAGTAGTTAAACATTATTTGGGCAAGGCGAGTGTAATGAGCGGTAAAAGTTTAAAGTCAATTAAGAAAAAATTGCTACGCTCGCATTTAGTGGTCGTTTGGGTTAAAGGAATTGACGGTCTAGCCAATCATGCATTAACTCTAACCGGCTATCATAAAAGTAAGTTATATTACAACGATCCTTGGACTGGTAAAAAGTCATCAATTAGTGAGAAAAAATTTATGCCACATTGGCGTGGAGATGGCCTTAGGGCATTAAGTTATTAA